In the Nerophis ophidion isolate RoL-2023_Sa linkage group LG01, RoL_Noph_v1.0, whole genome shotgun sequence genome, one interval contains:
- the LOC133557832 gene encoding uncharacterized protein K02A2.6-like produces the protein MAYFSQRPDEFKPEIESWSAYIERMELLFEAHDVDDEKRVPLLLSSVGAVTYGLLRNLVQPDLPKNKTFDQIVDTLKDYYEPKPLVIAERFRYRKCVQKSNQTVTEYAAELRQLAAKCDFGDRLDEALRDGFVSGVSSEACQRKLLSEDRLTFARAVELAVNMETAHRDAQQLRKGDDVTSAVHKVKERQRRRSPSKQETCYRCKGKNHNASDCYYKNAKCHKCDKIGHIQKACRSGGPARENKYDKKGKKSSERREERRTGYVQTDKNEDDVGDILTVFSTNGAGRQPYKAIFDVNGKKVLMEIDTGSGMSIISEDVYEQSFSHMPLVDSRVKLKGYSGEPIPVKGQFMAKVAYENQTASLPLIVVGVEGPSLCGREWLDEIKLNWKMIKAAAINTVAENLTSAQKPKLIQEVLAKYDEVFKDELGTLKDIKATISVKPDAVPKFHKARVLPFAMKEKVEKELQRLEKEGVISPVKHSDWAAPVVPVLKRDGGLRLCGDYKVTVNLATNAETYPLPRIEEVLAALCGGKIFSKIDLAAAYQQVLLDEESKKYTTVNTHKGLFVYNRLCFGVTSAVSIFQRIMENLLKDLDVVIYLDDLLIMGRDEAQHLVNLDKVLQRLQENGMRLKKSKCDFGKTQIEYLGHVLDGKGVYPSKNKVIAIHDAPAPRNVKELRAFLGLVNYYGRFVPQQSTILAPLYKLLKDKVKWRWRETEQSAFGKCKELLTSDKVLVHYDPRLPLSLACDASAYGIGAVIQHTTPDGHEHPIAYASRTLSPAEKNYSQIEKEALSLVFGVKKFHQYLWGRKFDLISDHKPLLALFGERKGLPTMAAARIQRWAIILSAYDYHMTYRRSEEHGNADGLSRVPLPETKDTGTETMTACINALLYEHLEEAPLSAKQISKATRKDTELSKLHRYIMEGWPKEIPDELRVYYRKRDELSVEQGCVLWGTRVIVPAKMRGAVLKEIHDGHPGIVKMKTIARQYVWWPNVDMDAERVCKQCETCQLEQRTPRQVPLHPWEFPGEVWKRLHIDFAGPFLGHMFMIVVDAYSKWLEVYKMAQITSTATITRLKRLFASFGVPEQIVTDNATTFTSDEFQQFIKRNGVLHTTGAPRHPATNGLAEKYVAIFKADMKKLVGQNLSVEDKISHILLRYRTTPHSTTGESPADLFLKRHVRTRLDFLKPSITERVRKRQYQQKEKHDSQAAERQFDVNDSVYLRNTAGEKPKWIPGVVTQQTGPVSYRVQGQTPDQVYRRHGDQLRPRYLPDPPDSEPGGETASAEQASDLCGTDSEEPEPPAFELEPPVLPDPETVTLRRSERTIRRPQRYRD, from the coding sequence ATGGCATACTTTTCTCAGCGACCAGACGAGTTTAAACCTGAGATTGAATCATGGTCAGCCTACATTGAGCGCATGGAGTTGCTGTTTGAAGCCCATGATGTCGATGATGAAAAGAGGGTCCCATTGTTGTTGAGTTCAGTGGGAGCAGTGACATATGGACTTCTTCGCAATTTGGTTCAGCCTGATTtgcccaaaaacaaaacatttgaccAGATTGTGGACACTCTGAAAGACTATTATGAGCCAAAGCCGTTGGTTATTGCCGAACGCTTCAGGTACCGCAAGTGTGTTCAGAAAAGCAACCAGACGGTTACGGAATATGCCGCTGAGCTGCGTCAATTAGCTGCAAAGTGTGATTTTGGTGACAGACTGGATGAGGCTCTGCGTGATGGCTTTGTCAGCGGGGTCAGTTCTGAGGCATGTCAACGCAAGTTGCTCTCGGAGGACAGACTGACTTTTGCAAGAGCTGTGGAGCTGGCTGTCAACATGGAGACGGCCCACCGCGACGCACAGCAGTTGAGGAAGGGTGATGACGTCACTTCAGCTGTTCACAAGGTAAAGGAGAGGCAAAGACGGCGCTCGCCTTCAAAACAAGAGACATGCTACAGATGCAAAGGCAAGAATCATAATGCAAGTGACTGTTACTACAAGAATGCAAAGTGTCATAAATGTGATAAAATAGGGCACATACAGAAAGCATGTAGATCTGGAGGCCCAGCACgtgaaaataaatatgataaaaagGGGAAGAAAAGCAGTGAGCGAAGAGAGGAGAGAAGGACAGGCTATGTGCAAACTGACAAAAATGAAGATGATGTTGGTGATATTTTGACTGTTTTCAGCACAAATGGTGCAGGCCGACAGCCATACAAGGCCATTTTTGATGTAAATGGAAAGAAAGTCCTGATGGAAATAGACACAGGATCAGGAATGAGTATAATCTCAGAAGATGTCTATGAGCAGTCATTCTCACATATGCCACTAGTGGACAGCCGCGTAAAGCTAAAGGGCTACTCAGGGGAGCCAATTCCTGTTAAAGGCCAGTTTATGGCAAAAGTGGCTTATGAAAATCAGACTGCTAGCCTACCACTGATAGTTGTGGGAGTTGAGGGTCCTTCACTGTGTGGGAGAGAATGGCTAGATGAGATCAAGCTAAACTGGAAAATGATTAAAGCAGCCGCAATCAACACAGTTGCTGAAAATTTAACATCAGCACAAAAGCCCAAATTGATTCAAGAAGTGCTGGCTAAATATGATGAGGTATTCAAGGATGAGCTTGGAACATTAAAGGACATTAAAGCCACAATTTCTGTAAAGCCTGATGCAGTTCCAAAGTTCCACAAAGCCCGCGTCCTGCCATTCGCCATGAaagaaaaagttgaaaaggaGCTGCAGCGCCTAGAAAAGGAGGGTGTCATCAGTCCAGTGAAACACAGTGACTGGGCTGCTCCAGTGGTTCCAGTGCTTAAGCGGGATGGAGGACTTCGCTTGTGTGGCGACTACAAGGTAACTGTTAACTTGGCTACAAACGCTGAAACGTACCCCCTACCAAGAATTGAGGAGGTGTTAGCAGCACTATGTGGAggaaaaatattttctaaaataGATCTAGCAGCAGCCTATCAACAAGTACTCCTGGATGAAGAGTCAAAAAAGTATACAACAGTGAATACTCATAAAGGACTGTTTGTGTACAATAGACTTTGTTTCGGTGTCACTTCTGCTGTtagcatttttcaacgcattatGGAGAACCTGTTGAAAGATCTTGATGTAGTAATTTATCTAGATGATTTATTGATTATGGGCCGAGATGAAGCCCAGCATCTCGTGAACCTGGACAAGGTTTTACAGAGACTGCAAGAGAACGGCATGAGATTGAAAAAGTCAAAGTGTGACTTCGGCAAGACACAGATTGAATATCTGGGACATGTGCTGGACGGGAAAGGCGTCTACCCATCCAAAAATAAGGTCATAGCCATACATGATGCTCCGGCACCCAGAAATGTCAAAGAGCTCAGAGCTTTCCTGGGCCTAGTTAACTACTATGGACGTTTTGTGCCTCAGCAAAGCACAATTTTGGCCCCACTTTACAAGCTACTGAAAGACAAAGTTAAATGGAGATGGCGCGAGACGGAGCAGAGTGCTTTTGGCAAATGCAAGGAGCTCTTGACCAGTGACAAAGTGCTGGTTCACTATGATCCACGTCTGCCGCTTTCGCTTGCATGTGATGCTTCTGCTTATGGAATCGGAGCAGTGATACAGCACACAACACCAGACGGGCATGAACATCCAATAGCCTATGCTTCCCGCACGCTCTCTCCGGCAGAGAAAAACTATTCACAGATAGAAAAAGAGGCATTGAGCCTGGTGTTTGGTGTGAAGAAGTTCCATCAATATCTGTGGGGGCGCAAGTTTGATTTAATATCCGACCACAAGCCCCTGCTCGCGCTGTTTGGAGAACGTAAGGGACTTCCTACAATGGCAGCAGCGCGCATACAGAGATGGGCCATCATACTGTCTGCGTATGATTACCACATGACATACCGCAGGTCAGAGGAGCACGGCAATGCAGACGGGTTGTCTCGTGTTCCGCTGCCTGAGACGAAAGATACAGGTACAGAGACAATGACAGCTTGCATAAATGCACTGTTATATGAGCACCTTGAGGAGGCACCGTTGAGTGCAAAACAAATTTCCAAGGCTACACGAAAGGACACAGAGCTTTCAAAACTGCACAGGTACATCATGGAAGGATGGCCAAAAGAAATACCAGATGAACTGAGGGTGTACTACAGAAAGAGAGATGAGCTATCTGTCGAACAGGGGTGTGTTCTATGGGGAACAAGAGTAATAGTACCTGCAAAAATGAGAGGTGCAGTGCTAAAAGAGATCCACGACGGACACCCTGGCATTGTAAAGATGAAAACAATTGCACGACAATATGTCTGGTGGCCAAATGTAGATATGGATGCTGAGAGAGTCTGCAAGCAGTGTGAGACCTGCCAGCTGGAACAGCGCACGCCACGCCAAGTCCCGCTGCATCCCTGGGAATTTCCTGGAGAGGTTTGGAAAAGACTACACATTGACTTTGCAGGCCCATTCTTAGGTCACATGTTCATGATTGTGGTTGATGCATACTCTAAGTGGTTGGAGGTTTACAAAATGGCACAAATCACTTCTACTGCAACCATTACACGACTTAAGAGACTGTTCGCATCATTCGGTGTGCCGGAACAAATTGTCACAGACAATGCGACAACGTTCACATCGGATGAGTTTCAGCAGTTCATAAAGAGGAATGGAGTCCTTCACACGACCGGTGCGCCGAGACATCCAGCTACAAATGGACTGGCTGAAAAATATGTTGCTATTTTCAAAGCAGACATGAAAAAACTTGTTGGACAGAACCTGAGTGTTGAGGACAAGATATCACACATCCTGCTGCGCTATCGCACCACTCCCCACAGCACAACTGGAGAGTCACCAGCGGACTTGTTCCTGAAAAGACATGTACGAACACGTTTGGACTTCCTGAAACCAAGCATCACCGAACGAGTCAGAAAGAGACAGTATCAGCAGAAGGAGAAACATGACAGTCAGGCTGCCGAGAGACAGTTTGATGTAAATGACTCTGTGTATCTGCGCAACACTGCAGGAGAGAAACCCAAATGGATTCCTGGGGTAGTGACACAACAGACTGGTCCAGTGTCATACCGAGTGCAAGGCCAGACACCAGACCAAGTGTACCGGCGTCACGGAGATCAGCTGAGACCTCGCTACCTTCCTGACCCTCCAGATTCAGAGCCTGGAGGTGAAACTGCGTCAGCTGAGCAGGCGAGTGACCTCTGTGGAACGGACTCCGAAGAACCTGAACCACCAGCGTTTGAGTTGGAACCGCCAGTGCTGCCTGACCCAGAGACAGTGACTTTGAGACGCTCAGAGCGTACTATCAGGCGACCTCAGCGTTACAGGGACTGA